Sequence from the Nitrosopumilus maritimus SCM1 genome:
AAATTATAATGATCAGAAATCTATGATTCCAGCATTTGCAAAAATGTTCAAAGAAGCAAGCCCACATTTTATAGAAATAAAATCATACATGCATATTGGACGTTCTACCAACAGATTAGAACATTCAAACATGTTAGAGATGGAAGAAGTGAAAAGATTTAGTGAACAAATTGCAAAGCAAAGTCAAATATTTTCAGTAATGGATGAAAGTTTTGTTTCACGAATTTCAATTTTACAAAATAATGAAAGGTTTATCGATCGTTGGATTCCAGCTTATGTAAATACCAATTAGAGAATTTTTTTAATGCTTTGAATCTGTGTGATAATTCATTTTTGTGATTAATTTCTGCAAAAGTTTTTCTAGAATTTTTTGGAATGAATATTGGATCATATCCCCAACCCTTACCCTTTTGAGATTTTGAAATAGTACCATCTAATTTTGCGTCAAAAGTTTTGAGATTTTTTTTATCACAATAAGTAATAAGAGAAACAAACTTTGCATTTCTTTTTGATGAAAGTAGCTTTAGAATTCCATTGTTGCCAATTGTTCTGAACACATATGATGAATAAGGACCTGGAAACCCATTCAAAGAATCAATGAATAAACCATCATCTTCAATAATTATTGGTTTTTTACATTTAGAAAATGCATCTTTAGCTTTGTTTTCTGCAATCTCTTTTAGAGAATTGGATTGGATTTCTTCCAAAGTTAATTTGAGAAAACCTAATTTTATTCCAAAGGAATCTAGAATATTTTTTGCCTCTTTGTATTTGTGAGAGTTTGAGGATACAAAGTATAGATCAAACGACTTGTGCATATCTACCACGACTTTCTATATCAGATACCAATTTAGTAATTTTCACATAATTGGTATTACCAACTACATATTTGTATCCAAGTAGGAAATTTTTCCAAGCAGGAATCATGATTTTTGCATGGGCACTGTTCAAGATTTCCTTGATTAATCGTAAATCAACTGCAT
This genomic interval carries:
- the rdgB gene encoding RdgB/HAM1 family non-canonical purine NTP pyrophosphatase, with amino-acid sequence MHKSFDLYFVSSNSHKYKEAKNILDSFGIKLGFLKLTLEEIQSNSLKEIAENKAKDAFSKCKKPIIIEDDGLFIDSLNGFPGPYSSYVFRTIGNNGILKLLSSKRNAKFVSLITYCDKKNLKTFDAKLDGTISKSQKGKGWGYDPIFIPKNSRKTFAEINHKNELSHRFKALKKFSNWYLHKLESNDR